The following coding sequences are from one Perognathus longimembris pacificus isolate PPM17 chromosome 13, ASM2315922v1, whole genome shotgun sequence window:
- the LOC125362444 gene encoding mas-related G-protein coupled receptor member A-like translates to MLLIMNPSGSSSGTEPTPVNGTAGNVPGSFNSKILIPNVAILLSALVGLAGNGVVLWLLGFRMRRNSFSVYILNLAAADFLFLCCHAIDSTLVLVKFSHPAVVFLPCFTTVMMVPYIAGLSMLSAISTQRCLSVLCPVWYRCRRPKHTSTVMCALLWVQALLFGILNRYYCGFLDKKYESPQCLASNFCVAACLMFLFVMLSASSGALLGRVLCGAGKMKLTRLYVTILLTVLVFLLCGMPFGIHWFLLIWIQIDFSAISYGLYLTSVVLSSVNSCANPIIYFFVGSFRQQLKKQTLKLLLQRALQDTPEGEGGGSSLPQGTLEVSVSKGEP, encoded by the coding sequence ATGCTTTTGATCATGAACCCCAGCGGCTCCTCCTCGGGCACGGAGCCCACCCCCGTGAACGGCACCGCGGGGAACGTCCCCGGAAGCTTCAACAGCAAGATCCTCATCCCCAACGTGGCCATCCTCCTGTCGGCGCTGGTGGGGCTGGCGGGAAACggcgtggtgctgtggctcctggGCTTCCGCATGCGCAGGAACTCCTTCTCCGTCTACATCCTCAACCTAGCCGCGGccgacttcctcttcctctgctgcCACGCGATCGATTCCACGCTGGTCCTCGTCAAGTTCTCCCACCCCGCCGTCGTCTTCCTCCCCTGCTTCACCACCGTCATGATGGTCCCCTACATCGCCGGGCTGAGCATGCTCAGCGCCATCAGCACCCAGCGCTGTCTGTCCGTCCTGTGCCCCGTCTGGTACCGCTGCCGTCGCCCCAAACACACCTCCACCGTCATGTGCGCCCTGCTCTGGGTCCAGGCCCTGCTCTTCGGCATCCTGAACCGATACTactgtggcttcttggataagaAGTATGAGAgcccacagtgcctggcttctaactTCTGCGTGGCGGCCTGCCTGATGTTCTTATTCGTGATGCTCTCGGCGTCCAGCGGGGCCttgctgggcagagtcctgtgtGGCGCCGGAAAGATGAAGTTGACCCGGCTATACGTGACCATCCTGCTCACCGTGCTGGTCTTCCTCCTCTGCGGCATGCCCTTCGGCATCCACTGGTTCCTACTGATATGGATCCAGATTGACTTCAGCGCCATCTCCTACGGCCTGTACCTGACCTCCGTGGTCCTCTCCTCCGTCAACAGCTGCGCCAACCCCATCATCTACTTCTTCGTGGGCTCCTTCAGGCAGCAGCTGAAGAAGCAGACCCTCAAGCTGCTCCTCCAAAGGGCGCTGCAGGACACGCCCGAGGGCGAAGGAGGTGGAAGCAGCCTTCCCCAGGGCACCTTAGAGGTGTCGGTAAGCAAAGGGGAGCCATGA